Proteins co-encoded in one Pocillopora verrucosa isolate sample1 chromosome 1, ASM3666991v2, whole genome shotgun sequence genomic window:
- the LOC131784091 gene encoding failed axon connections homolog: MAARMRSMLVRVFLKDIIPGAYAPKVTVPNGIVLLHQPPISDGVPMISNFALKLETYLRMADIPYENSFVPKNSSKGKIPWIEYNGKKIADSNFCISFLNEEFKVALDDKLSKSEKAVSYALKTMVEENTYWTMVYYRWIDATDLTSKCFFPRASQRKQDFFFSMFQRTCKEQLNGHGMGRHKKEEVYSIAKKDLQTLSDYLDGKPFVMGQEPTVVDATVFGLLAQFVWQDKGSPQNAAIHKDFKNLLGYCERMKERFWSDWDDAIAFRKKFHTEA, translated from the exons atggcggcaCGAATGCGATCCATGTTAGTCCGCGTCTTCTTGAAAGATATTATTCCCGGTGCTTATGCACCGAAGGTAACTGTTCCTAATGGTATCGTATTGCTGCATCAACCTCCGATTTCAGATGGAGTTCCTATGATTTCAAACTTTGCTCTGAAACTAGAAACTTACCTTCGAATGGCAGACATCCCGTACGAGAATTCTTTCGTGCCCAAGAATTCTTCCAAAGGAAAGATACCCTGGATCGAATACAATGGAAAGAAGATCGCTGATTCAAACTTTTGCATTTCGTTTCTGAATGAAGAATTCAAAGTGGCTCTGGATGACAAGCTCAGCAAATCAGAGAAGGCTGTATCTTATGCTCTCAAAACTATGGTAGAGGAGAACACTTATTG GACAATGGTATACTATCGCTGGATTGATGCCACGGATTTGacatcaaaatgtttctttccaaGAGCCTCACAAAGGAAACAAGACTTCTTCTTTTCAATGTTCCAACGCACCTGTAAAGAGCAACTAAATGGGCATGGTATGGGCCGTCATAAAAAAGAGGAAGTTTATTCCATTGCAAAGAAAGACTTGCAGACCTTGTCTGATTATCTGGATGGCAAACCATTTGTCATGGGTCAAGAGCCTACAGTTGTGGATGCAACAGTGTTTGGTCTTCTAGCACAATTTGTCTGGCAGGACAAGGGCTCCCCACAAAATGCTGCAATTCACAAGGATTTTAAGAACCTGTTAGGTTATTGTGAGAGAATGAAAGAGAGGTTTTGGTCAGATTGGGATGATGCAATTGCATTTAGGAAAAAATTTCACACTGAAGCTTGA